The Streptomyces sp. RKAG293 genome includes a region encoding these proteins:
- the glnII gene encoding glutamine synthetase: MTYKAEYIWIDGTSPTAKLRSKTRILADGAELPTWGFDGSSTNQAVGHASDRVLKPVFSCPDPIRGGADVLVMCEVLNTDMTPHESNTRALLTPLAEQFAGQEPIFGIEQEYTFFDGARPLGFPVAGFPAAQGGYYCGVGSDEIFGRDIVEKHLENCLTAGLAISGINAEVMPGQWEFQVGPVSPLEVSDQLWIARWLLYRTAEDFNVSATLDPKPVKGDWNGAGAHTNFSTKAMREGYEAIITACESLGEGSKPLDHVKNYGAGIDERLTGLHETAPWNEYSYGVSDRGASVRIPWQVEVEQKGYIEDRRPNANVDPYVVTRLIVETCCTALEKAGQV, from the coding sequence GTGACCTACAAGGCTGAGTACATCTGGATCGACGGCACCTCGCCGACCGCCAAGCTTCGCTCCAAGACGAGGATCCTGGCCGACGGCGCCGAGCTCCCGACCTGGGGCTTCGACGGATCCAGCACCAACCAGGCCGTGGGTCACGCATCGGACCGCGTGCTCAAGCCGGTGTTCTCCTGCCCGGACCCGATCCGCGGCGGCGCTGACGTCCTGGTCATGTGCGAGGTGCTCAACACCGACATGACGCCGCACGAGAGCAACACCCGTGCGCTGCTCACCCCGCTCGCCGAGCAGTTCGCCGGCCAGGAGCCGATCTTCGGCATCGAGCAGGAGTACACCTTCTTCGACGGCGCCCGGCCGCTCGGCTTCCCCGTCGCCGGCTTCCCCGCCGCGCAGGGCGGCTACTACTGCGGTGTCGGCTCCGACGAGATCTTCGGCCGCGACATCGTCGAGAAGCACCTGGAGAACTGTCTCACCGCGGGCCTGGCGATCTCCGGCATCAACGCCGAGGTCATGCCCGGCCAGTGGGAGTTCCAGGTCGGCCCGGTCTCGCCGCTGGAGGTCTCCGACCAGCTGTGGATCGCGCGCTGGCTGCTGTACCGCACCGCCGAGGACTTCAACGTCTCCGCCACCCTCGACCCGAAGCCGGTCAAGGGCGACTGGAACGGCGCGGGCGCGCACACCAACTTCTCCACCAAGGCCATGCGCGAGGGCTACGAGGCGATCATCACCGCCTGCGAGTCCCTCGGCGAGGGCAGCAAGCCGCTCGACCACGTCAAGAACTACGGCGCGGGCATCGACGAGCGCCTGACCGGTCTGCACGAGACCGCCCCGTGGAACGAGTACAGCTACGGCGTCTCCGACCGCGGCGCCTCGGTGCGCATCCCGTGGCAGGTCGAGGTCGAGCAGAAGGGCTACATCGAGGACCGGCGTCCGAACGCGAACGTCGACCCGTACGTCGTGACCCGCCTCATCGTCGAGACCTGCTGCACCGCGCTGGAGAAGGCCGGCCAGGTCTGA